From Hymenobacter sedentarius, a single genomic window includes:
- a CDS encoding helix-turn-helix domain-containing protein, translating to MQITLNLPPDFFQHISVELLEAMRRSQAQLAPPAAPSELLTTQMVAARLRRCTKTVNRYIRSGKLHAANYGSPAKADYRVSEKDFHDFYAMNCR from the coding sequence ATGCAAATCACCCTGAACTTACCGCCGGACTTCTTCCAACATATATCGGTCGAACTACTGGAAGCGATGCGCCGCTCCCAAGCCCAACTGGCACCACCAGCGGCGCCATCGGAACTCCTCACCACGCAGATGGTGGCCGCGCGCCTACGGCGATGCACGAAAACGGTAAACCGTTATATCCGCTCCGGCAAACTTCACGCAGCCAATTATGGAAGCCCAGCAAAAGCGGACTACCGGGTGAGCGAAAAAGATTTCCATGACTTCTACGCCATGAACTGCCGGTAA
- a CDS encoding TVP38/TMEM64 family protein — translation MKFLRELFRKNFSTLLTMFLLVAVPLLGSSSLLLLLYERQQLLQHLSVGQQLLYFVVIAITMAFAFTPTTFVAIVTGYYFGWAGLAGMVLAYALASAIGYELAQRLDHGKLRHFLHLFPKAEAVLNELQHQSWQLILLTRLSPVLPFALMTFVLAIVGVPRRRFLVASVVGMLPRSLFFYWLGTEASDVLTLLRDPDQGALSKMVLIGLVAASLFGLLFIFNRALQKALRRSATENS, via the coding sequence ATGAAATTTCTGCGCGAGCTTTTCCGAAAAAACTTTTCCACGCTGCTCACCATGTTTCTGCTGGTGGCGGTGCCGCTGCTGGGCTCTTCCTCGCTGCTGCTCTTGCTGTACGAGCGGCAGCAGTTGCTGCAGCACCTGAGCGTGGGCCAGCAGCTGCTGTACTTCGTGGTGATTGCCATCACCATGGCCTTTGCCTTCACGCCCACCACGTTCGTAGCCATCGTCACGGGGTATTATTTCGGTTGGGCAGGGCTGGCGGGTATGGTGCTGGCCTACGCGCTGGCCTCGGCCATTGGCTACGAGCTGGCCCAGCGCCTCGACCACGGCAAGCTGCGCCATTTCCTGCACCTCTTTCCCAAAGCCGAAGCCGTGCTCAACGAATTGCAGCACCAGAGCTGGCAGCTCATTCTGCTCACGCGCCTCTCCCCCGTGCTCCCGTTTGCGCTCATGACCTTTGTGCTGGCCATTGTGGGCGTGCCGCGTCGTCGGTTCCTGGTCGCGTCGGTGGTGGGCATGCTGCCCCGCAGCCTGTTTTTCTACTGGCTCGGCACCGAAGCGTCCGACGTCTTAACCCTGTTGCGCGACCCAGACCAGGGCGCCCTGAGCAAAATGGTGCTTATCGGCCTGGTTGCGGCCTCGCTTTTCGGCCTGCTCTTCATCTTCAACCGGGCTTTGCAAAAGGCCCTCCGCCGTAGCGCAACCGAAAACAGTTAA
- a CDS encoding cystathionine gamma-synthase, translating to MKFATKAIHAGVHPDPTTGAIMTPIYQTSTYVQRSPGDHKGYEYSRTHNPTRSQLQDALAALDNGKHGLAFASGMAAIDCLVKLLQPGDEVISTNDLYGGSYRLFTKVYEPLGIKFHFVPMHDMEAVRAVAGPKTKLIWVETPTNPLLNVIDIAAAAAVAKECGALLAVDNTFSTPYLQTPMDLGADIVMYSLTKYMAGHSDTVMGALVVKDDELHERLRFLQNACGGTPGPQDCFLVLRGLKTLHIRMQRHCENGRAVAEFLRQHPKVEKVYWPGFENHPNHAIAAKQMRDFGGMMSFVLKGDRQEDAIAVLEKFKYFTLAESLGGVESLSGHPASMTHASIPAEQRRKSGLSDSLIRLSVGIEDAEDLIEDLAQAIG from the coding sequence ATGAAATTCGCCACCAAAGCCATCCACGCCGGCGTGCACCCGGACCCCACCACCGGCGCCATCATGACGCCCATCTACCAGACTTCGACCTACGTGCAGCGCTCGCCCGGCGACCACAAGGGCTACGAGTATTCGCGCACCCATAACCCCACCCGCTCGCAGCTGCAGGACGCCCTGGCCGCCCTCGATAACGGCAAGCACGGCCTGGCATTTGCCTCGGGCATGGCCGCCATCGACTGCCTGGTGAAGCTGCTGCAGCCCGGCGACGAGGTGATTTCAACCAACGACCTCTACGGCGGCAGCTACCGCCTGTTCACGAAAGTGTACGAGCCGCTGGGCATCAAATTCCACTTTGTGCCCATGCACGACATGGAGGCCGTGCGCGCCGTGGCCGGCCCCAAGACCAAGCTGATTTGGGTGGAAACCCCCACCAACCCGCTGCTCAACGTCATCGACATTGCGGCCGCGGCGGCCGTGGCCAAGGAGTGCGGCGCGCTGCTCGCGGTCGACAATACCTTCAGCACGCCTTATCTGCAGACCCCGATGGATTTGGGAGCCGACATTGTGATGTATTCGCTTACCAAGTACATGGCCGGCCACTCCGATACCGTGATGGGCGCATTGGTGGTGAAGGATGATGAGCTGCACGAGCGGCTGCGCTTCCTGCAGAACGCCTGCGGCGGCACGCCCGGCCCGCAAGACTGCTTTCTGGTGCTGCGCGGCCTCAAAACGCTGCACATCCGCATGCAGCGGCACTGCGAAAACGGCCGCGCCGTGGCCGAATTCCTGCGCCAGCACCCCAAAGTGGAGAAAGTATACTGGCCCGGTTTCGAAAACCACCCCAACCACGCCATCGCGGCCAAACAAATGCGCGATTTCGGCGGCATGATGTCCTTCGTGCTCAAGGGCGACCGCCAGGAAGATGCCATTGCCGTGCTCGAGAAGTTCAAATACTTCACCCTGGCGGAAAGCCTGGGCGGCGTGGAGAGCCTCAGCGGCCACCCTGCCTCCATGACGCACGCCAGTATCCCAGCTGAGCAGCGCCGCAAGTCGGGCCTGAGCGACTCGCTCATTCGCCTGAGCGTGGGCATCGAAGACGCCGAGGACCTGATTGAAGATTTGGCCCAAGCCATCGGCTAG
- a CDS encoding maleylpyruvate isomerase N-terminal domain-containing protein has product MPRIIPIDVLPLFPVLDQKLLELLRSLAPADWQRPTLAREWTVKDVAAHLLDGNLRTLSMLRDGYYGETPPEDPDSYVGMVRYLNRLNADWVRASRRLSPTVLIELLAQSGPEYTAYLATLDPWAPAAWPVGWAGETESLNWFHVARDYTEKWHHQQQIHAAVGGPGLLTKELFRPFLETCLRGLPHAYRQVAAPLGTVVQVRIDSPIGGVWQLVKATDAWGLRTPATASAAPAAEVTLSPEVAWQLFTKGLSPAQARERAQLSGDLPLAEAALHLLAVMA; this is encoded by the coding sequence ATGCCACGCATTATCCCCATCGATGTCCTGCCGCTCTTTCCGGTGCTGGACCAGAAGCTGCTGGAGCTGCTGCGTTCCTTGGCGCCGGCCGACTGGCAGCGCCCCACCTTGGCCCGGGAGTGGACGGTGAAAGATGTGGCGGCGCACCTGCTCGACGGCAACCTGCGCACGCTCTCGATGCTGCGCGACGGCTATTATGGCGAAACGCCGCCGGAGGACCCCGATTCCTACGTCGGCATGGTGCGCTACCTCAACCGCCTGAATGCCGACTGGGTACGGGCCTCGCGCCGCCTCAGCCCCACGGTGCTAATTGAGCTGCTGGCCCAATCTGGGCCAGAATACACGGCCTATCTGGCTACGCTCGACCCGTGGGCCCCGGCGGCCTGGCCCGTGGGCTGGGCCGGCGAAACTGAGTCGCTCAACTGGTTTCACGTGGCCCGGGACTATACCGAAAAGTGGCACCACCAGCAGCAGATTCACGCGGCGGTGGGCGGCCCGGGCTTGTTGACCAAAGAGCTGTTTCGTCCTTTTCTGGAAACGTGCCTGCGCGGCTTGCCGCACGCTTACCGGCAGGTGGCCGCGCCGCTGGGCACGGTGGTGCAGGTACGCATCGACTCGCCCATTGGGGGCGTGTGGCAGCTCGTGAAAGCTACCGACGCCTGGGGCCTCCGGACTCCCGCAACCGCCAGTGCCGCCCCGGCTGCCGAGGTGACGCTCAGCCCGGAGGTGGCCTGGCAGCTCTTCACCAAAGGCCTCAGCCCAGCGCAAGCCCGTGAGCGCGCGCAGCTCAGCGGCGACCTGCCGCTGGCGGAAGCGGCGCTGCACCTGCTGGCCGTGATGGCCTGA
- a CDS encoding metallophosphoesterase family protein, whose translation MPSLSFLRRCSRVAPLAALLGLAGCDMLEFSPNDHRVPEEFTNLTRKNLAKLQAKPLPAGDTLRFVFTGDSQQFYDEAEALVASVNQQPGISFLVVAGDISDFGLGREMRWVDEKLRRLYMPYVTVVGNHDLVGNGREAYQHIFGALDYSFVYGDTKFTMVDTNGREYNFNGQVPNLGWLRPQLASLDGARRQVVISHVPPTNEDFDPALRTPYVQTLREARGLVFEMNGHNHSSSISQPYNDGVTYVNSDAFSERHYMVVTVWGDKQFRIKRVAF comes from the coding sequence ATGCCCTCCCTTTCTTTTCTGCGCCGCTGTTCCCGCGTCGCGCCCTTGGCCGCTCTGTTGGGCTTGGCGGGCTGCGATATGCTCGAATTCAGCCCCAACGACCACCGCGTCCCCGAGGAGTTTACCAACCTTACCCGGAAGAACCTGGCCAAGCTGCAGGCCAAGCCATTGCCCGCCGGCGACACCCTGCGATTTGTGTTTACCGGCGATTCGCAGCAGTTCTACGACGAGGCCGAGGCCCTGGTGGCCAGCGTGAACCAGCAGCCGGGCATCTCCTTCCTGGTGGTGGCCGGCGATATTTCCGACTTTGGCCTGGGCCGCGAAATGCGCTGGGTAGATGAGAAGCTACGGCGCCTGTACATGCCCTACGTAACCGTGGTGGGCAACCACGACCTGGTGGGCAATGGCCGCGAAGCCTACCAGCACATCTTCGGCGCCCTGGACTACTCCTTCGTGTACGGCGACACCAAGTTTACCATGGTGGATACCAACGGCCGCGAATACAATTTCAACGGCCAGGTGCCCAACCTGGGCTGGCTGCGGCCCCAGCTGGCCAGCCTCGACGGGGCCCGCCGGCAGGTGGTTATCTCGCACGTGCCGCCCACCAACGAGGATTTTGACCCGGCCCTGCGCACGCCCTACGTGCAAACCCTGCGCGAGGCCCGCGGCCTGGTCTTCGAAATGAACGGCCACAACCACTCCTCCAGCATCAGCCAGCCTTACAACGATGGCGTGACCTACGTGAACTCCGACGCGTTTTCGGAGCGCCACTACATGGTGGTGACGGTGTGGGGCGACAAGCAGTTTCGCATTAAACGGGTAGCATTCTAA
- a CDS encoding TonB-dependent receptor, translating into MSNPFITRTGLVALLLWLTAVAAWAQNITITGRVLNTAGQSQPGVTVLEQGTTNGTSTDGEGRFSLSNVPGTATLVFSAVGSVTQQVPLNGRTTLEIRLADNQTELNEVVVTGSRATEGRSNILTTSPVDVISAREIRAFAQTDVTQILTYIAPSFQSTRQTVTDGTDFVDPATLRGLGPDQVLVLVNGKRRHTSALVNINGTPGRGSVGTDMNVIPPAAIKRIEVLREGAAAQYGSDAIAGVINIQLKDDTTGVNVSSTAGQTTKSDGQLFQADANAGFGLGHRGFVNVSGQFSNRSFVDRSGLDTAPLIYLGTSGGAYPAGLSSQQKLDLKARDNALVTQNGFNRRDIRVGSADTRTYGSYVNAAYTLAPSIGLEAYFSGGLTRRTGRSGALYRLPTAVTQSDPAVYPNGFLPFINSTVNDGSAIVGLRGQVFGFQADLSNTYGRNALRYDISNTINASLPQGTSPTAFYAGELAFQQNTTNLGFTRKFTDVGLLPTVNVAFGGEFRVDNFQINPGESGSYILGSRQVNGAPAAAGSQGFAGYRPSDALNQSRTNVAGYVDLESDVTDKLLVDVAGRAERYSDFGSNVSGKVAARYSILDALALRGAISNGFRAPSLQQRFFTNSSTQFTSGELREVLTTNNNDPITRAFGIGPLKQEKSTNYSLGLTARVGRAFTLTADAYQIDIRDRIVLSSQFSRGNAAVAAILTANPRPGQNPVQGVQFFANAVNTRTRGVDIVANERLTLGADSRLTLTAAANFNETQVRSFNSSTFIDNNASLQNTLFDRAQRARLENGQPRSKINLSADYGYKIFGLNLRTVRFGEVQTKDADPNRSFIDQTFAAKWVTDLTLSAQIIKQVGLSVGVNNLFNVYPDRLYLDPNNNEQSLNYSTLDATNRGRFVYGSNQFGMNGAFYFARLNVTL; encoded by the coding sequence ATGAGTAACCCCTTTATTACCCGCACCGGGCTGGTGGCGCTGCTGTTGTGGCTGACTGCCGTGGCCGCCTGGGCGCAAAACATCACCATAACGGGCCGCGTGCTGAACACCGCCGGCCAAAGCCAGCCCGGCGTGACGGTGCTGGAGCAAGGCACCACCAACGGCACTTCTACCGACGGAGAAGGCCGCTTCAGCCTGAGCAACGTGCCGGGCACGGCCACCCTGGTGTTCTCGGCTGTGGGCTCCGTTACCCAGCAAGTGCCGCTGAATGGCCGCACTACCTTGGAAATCCGCCTGGCCGACAACCAAACCGAACTCAACGAAGTGGTGGTGACGGGCTCGCGCGCCACCGAAGGCCGCTCCAATATCCTCACCACGTCGCCGGTGGACGTGATTTCGGCCCGCGAAATCCGCGCCTTCGCCCAAACCGACGTTACCCAAATCCTGACGTACATCGCGCCCTCTTTCCAGAGCACGCGCCAGACCGTGACCGACGGCACCGACTTTGTGGACCCCGCCACCCTGCGCGGCCTCGGCCCCGACCAGGTGCTGGTGCTCGTGAACGGTAAGCGCCGGCATACTTCGGCGCTGGTGAACATCAACGGCACGCCCGGCCGCGGCTCGGTGGGCACCGATATGAACGTGATTCCGCCGGCGGCTATCAAGCGCATTGAAGTGCTGCGCGAGGGCGCAGCGGCCCAATACGGCTCCGATGCCATTGCCGGCGTCATCAACATTCAGCTCAAGGACGACACCACGGGCGTGAACGTGAGCAGCACCGCCGGCCAAACGACCAAGTCGGACGGGCAGCTGTTTCAGGCCGATGCCAACGCCGGGTTTGGCCTGGGCCACCGTGGCTTTGTGAACGTGAGCGGGCAGTTCAGCAACCGCAGCTTTGTGGACCGCAGCGGCCTTGATACCGCCCCGCTCATCTACCTGGGCACCAGCGGTGGCGCGTATCCTGCGGGCCTCAGCTCCCAGCAGAAACTTGATTTGAAAGCCCGCGACAATGCCCTGGTAACCCAAAACGGCTTCAACCGCCGCGACATTCGGGTGGGCAGCGCCGACACGCGCACCTACGGCAGCTACGTGAACGCGGCCTATACGCTGGCGCCCAGCATTGGGCTGGAAGCGTACTTCTCGGGTGGCCTCACGCGCCGCACCGGCCGCTCGGGGGCGCTCTACCGGCTGCCCACCGCCGTTACGCAATCGGACCCCGCTGTGTACCCCAACGGCTTCCTGCCGTTCATCAACAGCACCGTGAACGATGGCTCGGCCATTGTGGGCCTGCGGGGCCAGGTATTCGGTTTCCAGGCCGACTTGAGCAACACCTACGGACGCAACGCCCTGCGCTACGATATCAGCAACACCATCAACGCCTCGCTGCCGCAGGGCACCAGCCCCACCGCGTTTTACGCCGGCGAGCTGGCCTTCCAGCAGAACACCACCAACCTGGGCTTCACCCGGAAGTTTACCGACGTGGGGCTGCTGCCTACCGTGAACGTGGCCTTCGGCGGCGAGTTTCGGGTCGATAACTTCCAGATTAACCCCGGCGAAAGCGGCTCTTATATATTGGGCTCGCGCCAGGTAAACGGCGCGCCCGCGGCCGCTGGTTCGCAGGGATTTGCCGGCTACCGGCCTTCTGATGCCCTAAACCAGTCGCGCACCAACGTGGCTGGCTACGTGGACCTGGAAAGCGACGTGACCGATAAGCTGCTGGTGGACGTGGCCGGCCGTGCCGAACGTTACTCCGACTTCGGCTCCAACGTGAGCGGCAAAGTGGCCGCCCGCTATAGCATTCTCGACGCGCTGGCCCTGCGCGGTGCCATCAGCAACGGCTTCCGGGCGCCTTCGCTGCAGCAGCGCTTCTTCACCAACTCGAGCACGCAGTTTACGAGCGGCGAGCTGCGCGAAGTGCTGACCACCAACAACAATGACCCCATCACCCGCGCCTTCGGCATTGGGCCGCTGAAGCAGGAGAAATCGACCAACTACAGCCTGGGCCTCACCGCCCGCGTGGGCCGCGCCTTCACCCTCACGGCCGATGCGTATCAGATTGACATCCGCGACCGCATTGTGCTCTCTTCGCAGTTTAGCCGGGGCAATGCTGCCGTGGCGGCCATTCTGACGGCCAACCCGCGCCCCGGCCAAAACCCCGTGCAGGGCGTGCAGTTCTTCGCCAATGCCGTGAACACCCGCACCCGCGGCGTCGATATTGTGGCCAACGAGCGCCTGACCCTGGGCGCCGACAGCCGCCTGACCCTGACGGCCGCCGCTAACTTCAACGAGACGCAGGTGCGCAGCTTCAACAGCTCCACGTTCATCGACAACAACGCCAGCCTGCAAAACACCCTGTTTGACCGCGCCCAGCGGGCTCGCCTCGAAAACGGCCAGCCGCGCAGCAAAATCAACCTGAGCGCCGACTACGGCTACAAAATCTTCGGCCTGAACCTGCGCACCGTGCGCTTTGGCGAGGTGCAAACCAAGGACGCCGACCCCAACCGCTCCTTTATCGACCAGACCTTTGCCGCCAAGTGGGTCACTGACCTCACGCTGAGT